One Purpureocillium takamizusanense chromosome 1, complete sequence genomic window carries:
- the SSL2 gene encoding DNA helicase (EggNog:ENOG503NTVF~BUSCO:EOG09260HSP~COG:L), translating into MPPKRKAAPAVQGGAKAGRSSRMSTPGAATPRSLESADEPDDDDMPVDEVLERDIEKNIDQFSLEKYQKKHAIREPLYHIFGQNDFSYLDLKKDHQNRPLWIDPKKGRIILESFNPLAEQAQDFLITIAEPQSRPTFMHEYDLTTHSLYAAVSVGLSPHDIINTLERFLKTPLPDEIRDFINSCTQSYGKVKLVLKNTKYYVESPDPNMLQMLLKNPKIGPLRVQGTEEITTSAAPKIGGLVIPGTKNAAGAKQANGLQQGAGEQQPQDGQKAQEGDVLATLDDEEDDDDQEVTHSFEIADKDVETVQKECLNLGFPVLEEYDFRRDEANANLDIDLKPGTQIRPYQEKSLSKMFGNGRAKSGLIVLPCGAGKTLVGITAACTIKKGVIVLCTSSMSVVQWRQEFLKWSNINPDDIVAFTSDSKGSVFTGSTGIIVTTYSMVTQSRARSYDAEKMMKFLTGREWGLMLLDEVHVVPANIFRKVTSSIKTHSKLGLTATLLREDDKISDLNFLIGPKLFEANWMELSKQGHIARVQCAEVWCPMPTEFYDEYLRAPSRKKNLLYIMNPRKFQACQYLINYHESRGDKIIVFSDNVYALKAYALKLGKAFIYGSTGQAERLQVLENFQHNPQVNTLFLSKIGDTSLDLPEATCLIQISSHYGSRRQEAQRLGRILRAKRRNDEGFNAFFYSLVSKDTQEMYFSSKRQAFLVDQGYAFKVITQLANIEKTPGLAFATASERRELLQKVLVENESMEDEDPTDDLFHSGTMGRKKKKARRTAGTLGELSGGQDMAYIEQNKRVNQSLKKKNGKDSSAFFKKIGRENARRAAAK; encoded by the coding sequence atgccgccgaagaggaaggctgcgcccgccgtccaggGCGGCGCAAAGGCAGGGCGGTCGTCTCGCATGTCGACTCCTGGGGCGGCCACTCCACGAAGCCTCGAAAGCGCGGACGAgccagatgacgacgataTGCCGGTCGATGAGGTGCTCGAGCGTGATATTGAGAAGAACATTGACCAGTTCTCACTCGAGAAGTATCAGAAGAAGCATGCTATCCGGGAGCCGCTCTACCACATCTTTGGTCAGAATGACTTCTCGTATCTTGACCTCAAGAAAGACCATCAGAACCGCCCGCTGTGGATCGATCCCAAGAAGGGACGCATCATTCTGGAGAGCTTTAACCCGCTGGCAGAGCAGGCTCAGGACTTTCTCATTACCATCGCCGAACCTCAGTCACGACCGACGTTTATGCACGAATACGACCTCACGACGCACAGCCTTTATGCGGCCGTTTCGGTCGGCTTGTCGCCACacgacatcatcaacacCCTCGAGCGCTTCCTCAAGACGCCCCTGCCAGACGAGATCCGAGACTTCATAAATAGCTGCACGCAAAGCTATGGCAAAGTGAAACTCGTCTTGAAGAACACGAAGTATTACGTGGAGAGCCCGGACCCCAACATGTTGCAGATGTTGCTCAAGAACCCCAAGATTGGGCCTCTTCGAGTTCAGGGAACTGAAGAGATTACCACGTCAGCCGCTCCCAAGATTGGTGGACTCGTTATCCCTGGAACAAAGAACGCTGCAGGCGCCAAGCAAGCCAacgggctgcagcaggggGCCGGGGAACAGCAACCGCAGGACGGGCAAAAAGCCCAGGAGGGTGACGTGCTCGCAACCCTcgatgatgaggaagacgacgatgatcaGGAAGTGACTCATTCATTCGAAATTGCCGACAAGGACGTGGAAACCGTCCAGAAGGAGTGCCTTAACCTGGGTTTCCCAGTGTTAGAAGAGTATGACTTCCGGAGAGATGAGGCCAACGCAAACCTGGATATCGATCTCAAGCCAGGCACTCAAATTCGTCCATATCAGGAAAAGAGTCTTAGCAAGATGTTTGGCAACGGTCGAGCAAAGAGCGGCTTGATCGTTTTGCCTTGTGGCGCTGGCAAGACGCTTGTGGGCATTACGGCTGCCTGCACGATCAAGAAGGGCGTGATAGTTCTTTGTACCAGCTCCATGTCCGTTGTCCAGTGGCGGCAAGAGTTTTTGAAGTGGTCCAACATCAATCCCGACGATATTGTCGCTTTCACCTCGGACTCGAAAGGATCTGTCTTCACGGGTAGCACGGGCATCATTGTGACGACGTACTCCATGGTGACCCAGTCTCGAGCACGGTCCTACGACGCCGAGAAGATGATGAAGTTCCTGACTGGCCGCGAATGGGGCCTCATGCTTCTCGACGAGGTCCATGTTGTGCCCGCGAACATCTTCCGAAAAGTCACATCGTCGATCAAGACGCATTCCAAGCTGGGACTTACGGCTACACTACTGCGAGAGGACGACAAGATTTCAGATCTCAACTTCCTCATCGGGCCGAAGCTCTTTGAGGCGAACTGGATGGAGCTGTCAAAACAGGGCCACATCGCGAGGGTGCAGTGCGCCGAGGTGTGGTGTCCGATGCCCACCGAGTTCTACGACGAGTATCTGCGAGCTCCTTCGCGCAAGAAGAATCTGCTTTACATCATGAACCCGCGCAAGTTTCAGGCTTGTCAGTACTTGATCAACTACCACGAGTCGAGGGGCGATAAGATCATTGTATTTTCCGACAACGTCTACGCCCTCAAGGCCTACGCTTTAAAACTCGGCAAGGCCTTCATCTACGGCAGCACCGGCCAAGCGGAGCGACTGCAAGTACTGGAGAACTTTCAACACAACCCACAGGTCAATACGCTGTTTCTATCCAAGATTGGAGACACGTCCCTCGACCTGCCGGAAGCTACGTGCTTGATCCAGATCTCGTCCCACTACGGTTCTCGGCGTCAGGAGGCACAGAGGCTTGGGCGGATCCTTCGAGCGAAGCGTAGGAATGACGAAGGATTCAACGCCTTCTTCTACTCTCTGGTGTCGAAAGATACGCAGGAAATGTACTTTTCGTCGAAGCGACAGGCGTTCCTCGTGGATCAGGGGTACGCTTTCAAAGTCATCACCCAACTTGCCAACATAGAAAAGACGCCCGGCCTAGCCTTTGCCACGGCAAGCGAGCGGCGAGAGCTTCTGCAAAAGGTACTGGTGGAGAATGAGTCGATGGAAGATGAGGATCCGACGGATGACCTCTTCCACAGCGGCACGATGgggcgcaagaagaagaaggcgcgGCGCACGGCGGGGACGTTGGGCGAGCTTAGCGGCGGGCAGGACATGGCTTACATTGAGCAGAACAAGAGGGTCAACCAGTCgctcaagaagaagaatggCAAGGACAGCAGTGCATTTTTCAAAAAGATTGGGCGGGAGAACGCGCGTCGGGCGGCTGCCAAGTAA
- a CDS encoding uncharacterized protein (COG:S~EggNog:ENOG503P3UA): MCKHILNAQVAIRSPCCRKWFDCAECHAEQENHSLMQSMEMVFACKKCRKVFRKDAQQFEESDEYCPHCDNHFVIEAKTPQAALSVESDDVRVNNKMLKDERTRQQKLRSIFDPDEEADKLG; the protein is encoded by the exons ATGTG CAAGCACATCCTCAACGCCCAGGTCGCGATTCGATCTCCTTGCT GCCGCAAGTGGTTCGACTGCGCCGAATGTCACGCCGAGCAGGAGAACCATTCTTTGATGCAGTCTATGGAAATGGTGTTTGCCTGCAAAAAGTGCCGAAAGGTCTTCCGTAAGGACGCGCAGCAATTTGAGGAAAGCGACGAGTACTGCCCGCACTGCGACAACCATTTTGTTATCGAGGCAAAAACACCCCAGGCTGCCCTCTCGgtcgagagcgacgacgtaCGCGTCAACAACAAgatgctcaaggacgagcgaACGAGGCAACAGAAGTTGAGGAGCATTTTCGAcccagacgaggaggcggataAGCTAGGTTGA
- a CDS encoding uncharacterized protein (COG:S~EggNog:ENOG503P3UA), producing the protein MQSMEMVFACKKCRKVFRKDAQQFEESDEYCPHCDNHFVIEAKTPQAALSVESDDVRVNNKMLKDERTRQQKLRSIFDPDEEADKLG; encoded by the coding sequence ATGCAGTCTATGGAAATGGTGTTTGCCTGCAAAAAGTGCCGAAAGGTCTTCCGTAAGGACGCGCAGCAATTTGAGGAAAGCGACGAGTACTGCCCGCACTGCGACAACCATTTTGTTATCGAGGCAAAAACACCCCAGGCTGCCCTCTCGgtcgagagcgacgacgtaCGCGTCAACAACAAgatgctcaaggacgagcgaACGAGGCAACAGAAGTTGAGGAGCATTTTCGAcccagacgaggaggcggataAGCTAGGTTGA
- the PRE6 gene encoding Proteasome endopeptidase complex (MEROPS:MER0004372~COG:O~EggNog:ENOG503NWE5), whose translation MKLQDTRITPSKIQVLDNHVALAFAGLNADARILVDKARLESQSHRLSVEDPVTVDYITKYVAGVQQRYTQAGGVRPFGISTLVVGFDPNSKVPRLYQTEPSGIYSAWKANAIGRSSKTVREFLERNYKEDMDREATIRLAIKSLLEVVQTGAKNIEIALMAPGATMEILPTEEIEGYVKEIEQEKQEEAAKKKTGRTPGTGSATILTRSQDEPAE comes from the exons ATGAAGCTCCAGGATACCCGAATCACTCCTTCCAAGATCCAGGTCTTGGACAATCACGTCGCGCTGGCCTTTGCCGGCCTCAACGCTGACGCCCGCATCCTGGTTGACAAGGCGCGCCTGGAGTCCCAATCCCACCGATTGTCCGTTGAGGACCCCGTGACGGTCGACTATATCACCAAGTACGTGGCTGGTGTTCAGCAACGGTACACCCAGGCTGGTGGTGTCCGGCCGTTTGGCATCAGCACATTGGTCGTTGGCTTTGATCCCAACAGCAAGGTGCCCCGGCTCTACCAGACGGAGCCGTCAGGTATCTACTCTGCATG GAAAGCAAACGCCATCGGGCGGTCGAGCAAGACGGTTCGCGAGTTCCTGGAGCGCAACTACAAGGAGGACATGGACCGCGAAGCCACTATCCGACTGGCCATCAAGTCCCTTCTTGAAGTTGTACAGACTGGTGCCAAGAACATCGAGATCGCTCTAATGGCCCCAGGCGCGACCATGGAGATTCTGCCGACCGAAGAGATTGAGGGGTACGTTAAGGAGATTGAGCAGGAGAAGCAAGAGGAGGCGGCAAAGAAGAAGACTGGGCGGACGCCGGGAACGGGAAGTGCCACCATCCTGACGAGAAGCCAGGATGAGCCCGCAGAGTGA
- the DLD2_1 gene encoding (R)-2-hydroxyglutarate--pyruvate transhydrogenase (COG:C~EggNog:ENOG503NUGN) produces MVGVPGKYKGCETCRRRRVKCSNERPYCSNCANSGRQCGGYERERVFITGTPETKGRVASHPKKTASTKTSRTRADGEVRPHIVPVQPLTSAWDDSMRLSNHGIEASVLLTALQTNLQGVSGRDRDGAAGFEISLSVYSPVELQPNPHANDFSARFTCLANFGGSDTHDPASGYCAFLFEQNWFATSSVDSASEGSLIESLGAAHFTSFPNHQYFVRVYRPLAVSLALLRRRESFLARPEWTSTPWAEHPKSPLDQLFDIMLCLPPTFARVDRILPLTATMARRLSAQDLLNNCLAIETRFHHWFAAVVAASSGQHPPYWSDELGSPGGEIPFANPYTFRDGLTGIMMLYYWMSQILFHRCVECLHAAIFQPVVDAYPDMWPTLPPSLQIDPNQYQDGRDLAANICRGLDAALNGTTQPDMLLAPMTVALDFYQDINATSQDGVLEILWLEAFKRRLAMKGQHIATVLQGQRWVEVARF; encoded by the exons ATGGTTGGCGTCCCGGGCAAGTACAAAGGTTGCGAgacctgccgccggcggcgggtcaAG TGCAGTAACGAGAGGCCATACTGCAGCAACTGCGCCAACAGCGGGAGGCAATGTGGAGGCTATGAGCGTGAGCGCGTTTTCATCACCGGCACCCCAGAGACCAAGGGCCGTGTCGCCTCACAcccgaagaagacggcgtcgaccaaAACGTCCAGGACTAGGGCCGATGGAGAGGTACGGCCTCACATCGTCCCGGTGCAGCCTCTCACCTCGGCATGGGACGACTCCATGCGCCTTTCCAACCACGGCATCGAGGCTTCGGTGCTGCTCACAGCCCTCCAGACGAACCTGCAGGGCGTCAGTGGACGAGACagagacggcgccgctggcttCGAAATCTCCCTGTCGGTGTACAGCCCCGTGGAGTTGCAGCCGAATCCTCATGCCAACGACTTCAGCGCCAGATTTACGTGTCTGGCGAACTTTGGTGGTAGCGACACCCATGACCCAGCATCTGGATATTGTGCCTTCTTGTTCGAG CAAAACTGGTTTGCCACGTCAAGCGTCGACTCAGCATCTGAGGGCAGTCTCATTGAGAGCCTAGGGGCGGCACACTTTACCTCATTTCCGAATCATCAGTACTTTGTGAGGGTTTATCGCCCATTGGCG GTCAGCCTTGCTCTTTTGAGACGTCGAGAGAGCTTCCTGGCTCGCCCAGAGTGGACCTCAACGCCATGGGCTGAGCATCCAAAGTCCCCCCTCGACCAACTCTTCGACATTATGCTTTGTCTTCCGCCAACTTTTGCCAGGGTAGACCGCATTTTGCCTTTAACTGCGACCATGGCGCGTCGGCTCAGCGCGCAGGATCTCCTGAATAACTGCTTAGCCATCGAGACCCGGTTTCATCATTGGTTCGCGGCCGTTGTGGCTGCCTCGAGTGGCCAGCACCCTCCCTACTGGTCCGACGAACTCGGCAGCCCTGGGGGCGAGATCCCGTTCGCAAATCCTTACACCTTTCGAGATGGGTTGACGGGCATTATGATGTTGTATTACTGGATGTCCCAGATTCTATTCCATCGATGCGTCGAGTGCCTTcacgccgccatcttccaGCCAGTTGTTGATGCGTATCCCGACATGTGGCCTACTCTGCCACCCAGTCTTCAAATCGACCCGAATCAATACCAGGATGGCCGGGACCTCGCTGCCAATATTTGTCGTGGGCTTGATGCTGCCCTTAACGGCACGACGCAGCCGGATATGCTGCTGGCGCCCATGACCGTTGCGCTCGACTTCTACCAGGACATTAATGCTACATCGCAGGACGGTGTGCTCGAGATCCTGTGGCTGGAAGCGTTCAAAAGGCGTTTAGCTATGAAAGGTCAACACATAGCGACCGTGCTGCAGGGCCAGCGCTGGGTTGAAGTTGCCCGATTTTAA
- the DLD2_2 gene encoding (R)-2-hydroxyglutarate--pyruvate transhydrogenase (COG:C~EggNog:ENOG503NUGN), with amino-acid sequence MVSRARLLRAVQAPARHLTNSGSTSTSTSTRCGRIVAAGIAPASTPFPSTTPTAASSATVTSQRCLSTTAQRPLFARPTPVRGAKLTAETYPELKRDDRFARVTPEDVAFFRDLLGEDAAVICGVDGAGDAAASDLEPFNEDWMHKYQGQTRLVLRPASTEHASGILRYCNERMLAVVPQGGNTGLVGGSVPVFDEIVVSMARMNRIHSFDDASGTLVLDAGCVLEVADQFLAERGHIFPLDLGAKGSCHVGGNVATNAGGLRLLRYGSLHGSVLGMEAVLPDGTVMDDLCTLRKNNTGYDLKQLLIGAEGTIGIITKLAVQCPQRSPAVNVAFFGIESYEKAQRAFREAKAQLSEILSAFELMDAKSQQLVHAVRGEKRPLEGDHPFYCLIETSGSNGDHDYEKLEKFLEDVMTNDVVADGVVAQDATQIKSLWGWRESVPECIGHWGGVYKYDVSIPLADMYSIVDDVKARVDEAGLLGDTDEFPVLGVIGYGHMGDSNLHLNIAVRRYDKAVERVLEPYVYEWIEKRKGSISAEHGLGLAKKPYIKYSRNDTMLGLMKQIKNLYDPNGIMNPYKYI; translated from the exons ATGGTCTCACGCGCGCGTCTTCTGCGCGCCGTccaggcgccggcgaggcatTTGACgaacagcggcagcaccagcaccagcaccagcactAGGTGCGGCCGAATCGTCGCGGCCGGTATCGCTCCCGCTTCAACCCCTTTCCCGTCCACCACGCCGACAGCGGCATCGTCTGCGACAGTGACCTCGCAGCGGTGcctctcgacgacggcgcagcgTCCGTTATTtgcccgcccgacgccggTGCGCGGGGCCAAGCTCACGGCCGAAACGTATCCGGAACTGAAGCGTGACGACCGCTTCGCCCGCGTGACGCCCGAGGATGTGGCCTTCTTCCGGGacctgctgggcgaggacgccgccgtgatTTGCGGCGTTGATGGTgcgggcgatgcggcggcgtcggatCTGGAGCCGTTCAACGAGGACTGGATGCACAAGTATCAGGGGCAGACGCGGCTGGTGCTCCGGCCAGCATCGACGGAGCACGCCAGCGGCATTCTGCGGTATTGTAACGAGCGCatgctggcggtggtgccgcAGGGCGGCAACACGGGCTTGGTGGGCGGATCGGTACCCGTCTTCGATGAGATTGTGGTCAGCATGGCGCGCATGAACCGCATTCACTCGTTCGACGATGCGAGCGGGACGCTGGTTCTCGACGCCGGGTGCGTGCTTGAGGTGGCGGACCAGttcctcgccgagcgcggccATATTTTCCCTTTGGACCTGGGCGCCAAAGGGTCAtgccacgtcggcggcaacgtcgccaccaacgccggcggcttGCGGCTTTTGCGCTACGGGAGCCTGCACGGCAGCGTGCTCGGCATGGAGGCGGTGCTGcccgacggcaccgtcatgGACGACCTGTGCACGCTGCGCAAGAACAACACGGGCTACGACCTCAAGCAGCTActcatcggcgccgagggcaccatcggcatcatcaccaagctcgccgtccagtGCCCGcagcgctcgcccgccgtcaacgTCGCCTTCTTCGGCATCGAGTCGTACGAAAAGGCCCAGCGGGCTTTCCGTGAAGCCAAAGCCCAGCTATCCGAGATTCTGTCCGCCTTTGAGCTCATGGACGCCAAGAGCCAGCAGCTGGTGCATGCCGTGCGGGGCGAGAAGCGgccgctcgagggcgaccaCCCATTCTACTGCCTCATCGAGACGAGCGGCTCCAATGGCGACCACGACTACGAGAAGCTGGAAAAGTTTCTCGAGGATGTCATGACAAATGACGTGGTCGctgacggcgtcgtggcgcaGGATGCGACGCAGATCAAGTCCCTCTGGGGCTGGCGCGAGAGCGTACCTGAATGCATTGGCCACTGGGGCGGTGTATACAAGTACGACGTTTCGATCCCGCTCGCGGACATGTACTCCATCGTAGACGACGTCAAGGcacgcgtcgacgaggccggcctgctgggcgaTACGGACGAATTCCCCGTGCTGGGCGTCATAGGCTACGGCCACATGGGCGACTCAAACCTGCATCTCAACATCGCGGTCCGGCGCTATGACAAGGCGGTGGAGCGCGTGCTTGAGCCCTACGTCTACGAGTGGatcgagaagcgcaagggcAGCATCAGCGCCGAGCACGGGCTGGGCCTGGCCAAGAAACCGTACATCAAGTACAGTCGCAACGACACCATGCTTGGGCTGATGAAGCAGATCAAGAACCTGTATGATCCG AACGGCATCATGAACCCGTACAAGTATATTTGA
- a CDS encoding uncharacterized protein (COG:E~EggNog:ENOG503NXIK), with protein sequence MAKENNLNVYKGPNSLRNYFDPDSSPPLPLVEVPDCLNPYRRDGIRIYAKMMSMHPANNVKCMPALNLLSNSIVPGKTETVVEYSSGSTVLSMSLIARALYGLPDVRAFLSNKTSLAKIRLMQLFGINITLFGGPSQPEPLDERGGIRAAQRMALESDTVINPDQYGNDNNWKAHVKWTGPQILKQLPEINVICAGMGTSGTMTGLGTFFKEAKPSVYRLGVCTAPGDRVPGPRSYALLAPVEFPWRTAVDHIEEVGSHESYSLSLELIRNGLVCGPSSGFNLQGLYQLIEKRKADGTLAELAGPDGEIHCAFLCCDLPYQYVNEYFDKLGDEYFAPINNQELLGVDSYRYDEKWERDATDALNDFFGVDQSKIGDVLRLALEIATGDSTTELEGLIQRKPDTAVLDLRRAADFAQFRLPGSVSVPLVQPESASPFFDSDVLRVLWQRLEDTFASPPKDLQQAILGKRILVLCYDGDSARVATSVLRAKGYQADSIRGGFKALGEMRAEAPAQTADQQDTLWLKLSCDSAPSQPSHIAVTVNAVESASG encoded by the exons ATGGCAAAAGAAAACAACCTCAATGTCTACAAGGGCCCTAACTCGCTCAGAAATTACTTCGATCCGGACTCGTCACCACCCTTGCCGTTGGTAGAGGTCCCAGACTGCCTCAACCCCTACCGCCGAGATGGAATCCGCATCTACGCAAAGATGATGTCCATGCATCCTGCCAACAACGTCAAGTGCATGCCAG CTCTGAATCTTCTAAGTAACAGCATCGTTCCCGGCAAGACTGAGACAGTGGTCGAATATAGCTCCGGCTCGACTGTCTTGTCAATGTCACTGATTGCCCGCGCACTCTATGGCCTGCCGGATGTACGGGCGTTTTTGAGCAACAAGACGAGTCTTGCCAAGATTCGGCTTATGCAGCTGTTTGGCATCAACAT CACTTTGTTCGGAGGGCCCTCGCAGCCAGAACCACTGGATGAACGAGGCGGCATCAGGGCCGCACAGCGGATGGCCTTGGAGTCGGATACCGTCATCAACCCAGATCAATATGGGAATGACAAC AACTGGAAAGCGCACGTCAAATGGACGGGACCGCAGATCCTGAAGCAGCTGCCTGAGATTAATGTCATATGCGCGGGAATGGGCACCTCTG GAACCATGACTGGACTGGGCACGTTCttcaaggaggccaagccCTCGGTCTACCGCCTTGG TGTATGCACGGCTCCAGGAGATCGAGTCCCCGGCCCTCGCTCCTatgcccttcttgccccCGTTGAGTTCCCTTGGCGCACGGCCGTCGACCACATCGAAGAAGTCGGCTCGCACGAGTCCTACTCTCTGTCCCTTGAGCTGATTCGCAACGGTCTCGTCTGTGGGCCGTCATCGGGCTTCAACCTCCAGGGCCTGTACCAGCTCATCGaaaagcgcaaggccgacggcacGTTGgccgagctggctggcccagACGGCGAGATTCACTGCGCATTCCTTTGCTGCGATCTTCCGTATCAGTATGTCAATGAGTACTTTGAcaagctgggcgacgagTATTTTGCGCCCATCAACAACCAA GAACTTCTCGGAGTCGACTCGTATCGATATGACGAGAAGTGGGAGCGCGATGCCACCGATGCTCTCAACGACTTCTTCGGAGTCGATCAGTCAAAGATTGGCGACGTCCTTCGTCTCGCCCTGGAAATCGCCACAGGCGACAGCACTACGGAGCTCGAAGGCCTCATCCAGCGCAAACCTGACACTGCTGTTCTTGACCTACGTCGAGCCGCTGACTTTGCGCAATTCCGTCTCCCTGGCTCCGTCAGCGTGCCCCTCGTGCAGCCCGAAAGCGCAAGTCCGTTTTTCGATTCTGACGTCCTCCGAGTCCTATGGCAGCGCCTTGAGGACACGTTCGCGTCACCCCCCAAAGACCTGCAGCAGGCCATACTCGGAAAGCGCATTCTGGTGCTGTGCTACGACGGAGACAGCGCTCGCGTGGCGACGAGTGTGCTGCGCGCAAAGGGCTATCAGGCAGACAGCATACGCGGAGGGTtcaaggcgctgggcgagatGCGCGCAGAGGCACCCGCGCAAACAGCCGACCAGCAAGATACTCTATGGTTGAAGTTGAGCTGCGactccgcgccgtcgcagccTAGCCACATTGCCGTCACGGTCAATGCCGTCGAGTCAGCGTCTGGCTGA
- a CDS encoding uncharacterized protein (COG:U~EggNog:ENOG503NUAW~TransMembrane:12 (i57-85o97-113i125-144o150-171i183-205o217-237i249-270o282-301i321-341o361-382i389-406o418-444i)), translated as MEKNAKGPSGPLVQDVPVTNRSDNAAAPNGTGDSDSDTSGKVHQFNEQTNYVPKRTIITIFLACASVDLLALMDQTTLAASLYIIGNALGSTDQVSWIASGYFITSTVGQLLYGRLSDIWSRKVVLLTGLAIFFFGSLASSLSQSVLQLTIFRAFTGIGGGGLMTVAQLIVSDVVPLRERGKYQGILGAVVAIANGIGPVIGGALSSKSHDSWRWIFRLNLPLTLLTTFSVVFFMPLKKVQGDWKLKLKAVDFLGIFLALAGMTVVILGLTWGGREHPWDSAHVIATLVVGTVVSISFVLWQWKGPRYPLVPLHIFKSKIVNGACLTMAINGWNFVMQVYYVPSFYQLVYGYSATKSGAMLLPITIVQTLSSTLSGLIVHWVGRYRECILFGWVCWAVGLGLMSTLDETTGVGKQIGYALLIGVGVGNTLQPALIATQAGVERRDMAVVTSFRNFVRNLGSTLGLAVSGTILNNVLATDLGSLGLDKASSKTLLSNPQTVLETVSEVEAQRIRSILIPAYRQGFRIIFLVGASLAAFAFVLAFVLMPQVELSRPDDAKLKEEGRKADEEKRKKRTQTSGEQGGSSA; from the exons ATGGAAAAGAACGCCAAAGGTCCTTCGGGGCCGCTCGTTCAAGACGTGCCTGTTACCAACAGAAGCGACAATGCCGCTGCGCCCAATGGCACTGGCGACAGTGATTCGGACACCAGCGGCAAGGTCCATCAGTTCAACGAGCAGACAAACTATGTGCCCAAGAGGACCATCATCACG ATCTTCCTCGCCTGCGCCAGTGTCGACCTGCTGGCGCTCATGGACCAGACAACCCTCGCGGCCAGCTTGTACATCATAGGCAACGCACTTGGGTCTACAGATCAGGTGTCGTGGATCGCCAGCGGATACTTCAT TACTTCCAccgtcggccagctcctctaCGGGCGATTGTCGGACATTTGGTCGCGAAAAGTCGTCCTTCTGACCGGCCTGGCCATTTTCTTCTTCGGCTCTCTGGCATCTTCTCTCTCGCAGTCCGTTCTACAGTTGACGATATTTCGTGCCTTCACTGgtatcggcggcggcggcttgatGACGGTGGCTCAGCTGATTGTCAGCGATGTCGTCCCACTGCGTGAGCGCGGAAAGTACCAGGGCATCCTC GGTGCAGTCGTAGCTATTGCTAACGGCATTGGCCCCGTCATTGGTGGCGCGCTCTCATCCAAGTCGCACGATTCATGGCGCTGGATCTTCCGTTTGAACCTGCCGCTAACGCTTCTCACGACATTTTCTGTTGTCTTCTTCATGCCGCTCAAGAAGGTCCAAGGAGACTGGAAGCT gaagctcaaggccgtcgacttCCTTGGCATCTTCCTTGCCCTAGCAGGCATGACGGTAGTGATCCTGGGACTAACATGGGGAGGACGAGAGCACCCATGGGACTCGGCCCATGTTATTGCTACCTTGGTTGTGGGCACTGTTGTATCCATCAGCTTCGTGCTGTGGCAATGGAAAGGACCTCGATACCCCCTCGTTCCAC TCCACATCTTCAAATCCAAGATTGTCAACGGTGCATGCTTAACCATGGCCATCAACGGGTGGAACTTCGTCATGCAAGTCTATTACGTACCGTCTTTCTACCAACTCGTCTACGGTTACTCAGCCACGAAGTCGGGAGCAATGCTTCTGCCCATCACCATAGTCCAAACGCTGAGTAGCACTTTATCCGGGCTCATCGTTCACTGGGTAGGCCGCTATCGCGAATGTATTCTCTTTGGCTGGGTTTGCTGGGCCGTGGGCCTGGGGCTCATGTCGACGCTTGACGAGACCACGGGCGTCGGAAAGCAGATTGGCTATGCGCTTCTCATCGGAGTCGGCGTCGGAAACACCCTGCAGCC CGCCCTGATCGCGACTCAAGCCGGAGTGGAAAGGCGTGACATGGCAGTGGTCACATCCTTCAGAAA TTTCGTTCGCAATCTCGGATCCACGCTTGGTCTGGCTGTCTCGGGAACAATACT AAACAATGTTCTAGCCACCGATCTCGGGTCGTTGGGGCTCGACAAGGCCTCTTCCAAAACACTCCTTAGCAATCCCCAAACCGTCCTAGAAACAGTCTCGGAGGTCGAGGCCCAACGCATTCGAAGCATTCTTATTCCGGCGTACAGGCAGGGATTTCGTATAATTTTCCTTGTTGGggcgtccttggcggcaTTCGCATTTGTGCTGGCGTTTGTCCTCATGCCGCAGGTAGAGCTTTCACGACCAGATGACGCAAAGttgaaggaggagggcagaAAGGCAGACGAGGAGAAACGAAAGAAGAGGACACAGACCTCGGGCGAACAAGGAGGCAGCAGTGCCTGA